Proteins co-encoded in one Sulfurimonas sp. HSL1-2 genomic window:
- the glgA gene encoding glycogen synthase GlgA translates to MTSFNILLAASEVVPFAKSGGLADVAGALPKALRALGHDVRVVMPRYYIVDIEKYKLKKLDGSLGVPMGSMGEAWAAVYEGVLPGSDVPVYFIDHEGFFGRKGLYDEDGQAYGDNDNRFIFFSKAVLQLAKKLRFKPDVIHTNDWHTAAIPLLINTTYAFDPDFENTGTLLTIHNLQHQGKFYKGAMDVLGVGWEHYNADELEEFGGINLLKAGIVHADAVNAVSRKYASEIRTAEFGWGLEGLIDANASKLYGILNGVDYDEWSPAVDPFITKHFDADNLAGKALCKQDLQREFSLPERADVPLIGLVGRLADQKGIGLLAGAIWNLMELDIQIVLLGTGEKWAEYFFSDVAAKYPDKFACYIGYRNDLAHRIEAGSDMFLMPSLFEPCGLNQIYSLRYGTLPIVRATGGLDDTIVNYGGDQQSGTGFKFDFATPDALSNTVKWAVETWYEDPDAIDQMRLNAMEQRFDWEVAAEAYSDIYCHIIGGRRSSRHQ, encoded by the coding sequence ATGACATCATTCAATATTCTGCTGGCGGCATCCGAAGTCGTCCCTTTCGCCAAAAGCGGCGGTCTCGCCGATGTTGCCGGTGCACTTCCCAAGGCGCTGCGCGCCCTGGGCCATGACGTGCGCGTCGTCATGCCGCGCTACTATATCGTCGACATCGAGAAGTACAAGCTCAAGAAGCTCGACGGCTCCCTGGGCGTGCCGATGGGCAGCATGGGCGAAGCGTGGGCCGCGGTCTACGAAGGGGTGCTCCCCGGCAGCGATGTCCCCGTCTATTTCATCGACCACGAGGGCTTCTTCGGGCGCAAGGGGCTTTACGACGAGGACGGCCAGGCGTACGGGGACAACGACAACCGTTTCATTTTCTTCTCCAAGGCCGTTTTACAGCTGGCGAAGAAGCTCCGTTTCAAACCCGACGTCATCCATACGAACGACTGGCATACGGCGGCGATCCCGCTGCTGATCAACACGACCTACGCATTCGACCCCGATTTCGAGAATACCGGCACGCTGCTGACGATCCACAACCTCCAGCACCAGGGCAAGTTCTACAAGGGCGCGATGGATGTGCTGGGCGTCGGCTGGGAGCACTACAACGCCGACGAACTCGAGGAGTTCGGGGGGATCAACCTGCTCAAGGCCGGGATTGTCCACGCCGACGCCGTCAATGCCGTCAGCCGCAAGTACGCCAGCGAGATCCGCACGGCGGAGTTCGGCTGGGGACTGGAAGGGCTCATCGACGCCAATGCCAGCAAGCTCTACGGCATCCTCAACGGCGTCGATTACGACGAGTGGAGCCCGGCGGTCGACCCCTTCATCACGAAGCATTTTGATGCCGACAACCTTGCCGGGAAGGCACTCTGCAAACAGGACCTTCAGCGCGAATTCAGCCTGCCGGAACGCGCGGACGTGCCGCTGATCGGTCTCGTCGGCCGCCTCGCGGATCAAAAAGGGATCGGGCTGCTGGCAGGGGCCATCTGGAACCTGATGGAGCTGGACATCCAGATCGTTCTGCTCGGAACGGGCGAGAAGTGGGCGGAGTATTTCTTCAGCGACGTAGCCGCCAAGTACCCCGACAAATTCGCCTGCTACATCGGCTACCGCAACGACCTGGCGCACCGCATCGAGGCGGGCAGCGACATGTTCCTGATGCCCTCGCTCTTCGAACCCTGCGGGCTCAACCAGATCTACAGCCTCCGGTACGGCACGCTGCCCATCGTGCGCGCCACCGGCGGGCTCGACGATACGATCGTGAACTACGGCGGCGACCAGCAGAGCGGCACCGGCTTCAAGTTCGATTTCGCGACGCCGGATGCGCTCTCTAATACTGTCAAATGGGCGGTGGAGACGTGGTACGAGGACCCGGATGCCATCGACCAGATGCGTCTGAATGCGATGGAACAGCGTTTTGACTGGGAAGTCGCCGCCGAGGCCTACAGTGACATCTACTGCCATATCATCGGCGGCCGGCGCAGCAGCCGCCACCAATAA
- a CDS encoding glycogen/starch synthase — MRKPKVLFAASEVYPFAKTGGLADVGYSLPKALANAFDVAVVMPLYHTVDRQKYAIEGPTDSFDVMLGSERRTVSLYESRYEERTYLFVYEPQLCDRDYLYGPPGEGYDDNAERFGLFSYAVTELARAMQSDIVHLNDWQTALAALIIADDETLKARTVYTIHNLAYQGDFPKKALSALGIDKRHFTLEGIEYYDRVNLMKAGIGYADAVTTVSPTYAEEILTHRFGCGLEGYLEKHRTRLSGIANGIDTEHFSPQTDKSLLRPYKTPRGKLSNKKRYLEDAGLEDAGLPLFIFIGRFTWQKGIDMLLEALPQMAALPCNIAILGEGEPRYHPRFEAVAEAHPNLHLFFGYDEALAHRMYAAADFLLMPSLFEPCGLNQMIAAHYGAVPIVHAVGGLADTVAPITRMQETPTACGITFDEATPEALLAAFETALELYRDAKAWSRAATHNMHADVSWGQSASAYAALYRKISGSAVK, encoded by the coding sequence ATGCGTAAGCCGAAGGTACTCTTCGCGGCCAGCGAGGTGTACCCGTTTGCTAAGACCGGCGGTCTGGCAGATGTCGGTTACAGCCTGCCTAAGGCGCTCGCGAATGCTTTCGACGTGGCCGTGGTGATGCCGCTCTACCACACGGTCGACCGGCAGAAGTACGCCATCGAAGGGCCGACGGATTCTTTCGACGTGATGCTGGGGTCGGAGCGCCGGACGGTTTCCCTTTATGAAAGCCGTTATGAGGAACGGACGTACCTGTTCGTTTATGAACCGCAGCTCTGCGACCGCGATTACCTCTACGGCCCACCGGGGGAGGGGTACGACGACAATGCGGAGCGTTTCGGCCTCTTCAGCTATGCGGTGACGGAACTGGCCAGAGCGATGCAGAGCGACATCGTCCATCTCAATGACTGGCAGACGGCCCTGGCGGCGCTGATCATCGCCGATGACGAGACGCTCAAGGCGCGGACCGTCTATACGATCCACAACCTCGCCTACCAGGGGGACTTTCCGAAGAAGGCCCTCTCTGCGCTGGGGATCGACAAGCGCCATTTCACCCTCGAAGGGATCGAATACTATGACCGGGTCAACCTGATGAAGGCGGGCATCGGCTATGCGGATGCCGTCACGACGGTGAGCCCCACGTACGCGGAGGAGATTCTCACGCACCGGTTCGGCTGCGGGCTGGAAGGGTACCTGGAAAAACACCGCACCCGCCTGAGCGGCATCGCCAACGGTATCGATACGGAGCACTTTTCGCCGCAGACGGACAAGAGCCTTTTGCGCCCCTATAAAACACCGCGGGGGAAACTGTCGAACAAGAAGCGCTACCTGGAAGATGCGGGGCTGGAAGATGCGGGGCTGCCGCTCTTTATCTTCATCGGGCGCTTCACCTGGCAGAAGGGGATCGACATGCTCCTCGAGGCGCTCCCGCAGATGGCGGCGCTGCCCTGCAACATCGCCATCCTGGGCGAAGGCGAACCCCGGTACCACCCGCGGTTCGAAGCCGTGGCAGAGGCACATCCGAACCTCCACCTCTTTTTCGGTTACGACGAGGCGCTGGCCCACCGGATGTACGCGGCGGCGGATTTCCTGCTGATGCCCTCCCTGTTCGAGCCCTGCGGCCTCAACCAGATGATCGCGGCCCACTACGGCGCCGTACCGATCGTCCACGCTGTCGGGGGGCTTGCCGATACCGTCGCACCGATCACGAGGATGCAGGAGACGCCTACGGCCTGCGGGATCACCTTTGACGAGGCGACGCCTGAGGCCCTGTTGGCGGCCTTTGAGACGGCCCTGGAACTCTACCGTGACGCGAAGGCGTGGTCAAGGGCCGCAACCCACAATATGCACGCGGACGTCTCCTGGGGCCAAAGTGCCTCGGCCTACGCCGCGCTGTACCGGAAAATCAGCGGGAGCGCGGTAAAATGA
- a CDS encoding UTP--glucose-1-phosphate uridylyltransferase, which yields MSEIRYDKLHDVHVLIAPERLHRPDCIPKRLKAYRHVAKCPFCEGNEALTPPEIFAIRSAGSFANEPGWQTRVVPNLYKAVQIETPDKHHYGIFEYHEGFGAHEVIIDTPEHHTSMTQWSKGEVVNWLTTLGARVADLRRDMRIGYISLFKNEGTDAGATQPHSHTQLIGLPILPNTQRAYYERSARYYREHGRALVAAVIDHERQAGERIIAEQGDFTAFCPFASAYPFEVIIASETRRGQIDTLAPEAFEALAPLLLDVLLKLERQLGCLAFNLEIATPPFATPEETPAKATTDDMFRFMLRIQPRLYRHGGFELLTQIMINPVAPETAARLLRGEPDA from the coding sequence ATGTCTGAGATCCGTTACGACAAGCTGCACGATGTGCATGTGCTCATTGCACCTGAACGGCTCCACCGTCCCGACTGTATCCCCAAACGGCTCAAAGCGTATCGCCATGTCGCCAAATGCCCCTTCTGCGAGGGGAACGAAGCACTGACCCCGCCGGAGATCTTCGCCATCCGCAGCGCGGGGAGCTTCGCAAACGAGCCGGGTTGGCAGACCCGCGTCGTCCCCAACCTCTACAAGGCCGTGCAGATCGAAACGCCCGACAAGCACCACTACGGCATCTTCGAATACCATGAAGGGTTCGGGGCCCACGAGGTGATCATCGATACGCCGGAGCACCACACCTCCATGACGCAGTGGAGCAAAGGCGAGGTCGTCAACTGGCTGACGACGCTCGGCGCACGGGTGGCGGACCTGCGGCGCGACATGCGGATCGGTTACATTTCGCTGTTCAAAAACGAGGGGACCGATGCGGGGGCGACACAGCCCCATTCGCATACCCAGCTCATCGGCCTGCCGATTCTCCCGAATACCCAGCGGGCCTATTACGAGCGGAGCGCACGCTATTACCGTGAACACGGCAGGGCGCTGGTCGCGGCGGTCATTGATCACGAGCGCCAGGCGGGGGAGCGCATCATTGCCGAGCAGGGGGACTTTACGGCCTTCTGCCCCTTCGCAAGCGCCTACCCGTTCGAGGTGATTATCGCTTCGGAAACACGGCGCGGCCAGATCGACACCCTCGCCCCGGAGGCGTTCGAAGCCCTGGCGCCGCTGCTGCTGGACGTGCTTTTGAAACTGGAACGGCAGCTGGGATGCCTGGCCTTCAATCTCGAGATCGCCACGCCCCCTTTTGCGACACCGGAGGAGACCCCGGCAAAGGCAACGACGGACGATATGTTCCGTTTCATGCTCCGCATCCAGCCGCGGCTTTACCGGCACGGGGGCTTCGAACTTTTGACGCAGATCATGATCAATCCCGTTGCCCCCGAAACGGCGGCGCGACTATTGCGGGGTGAACCTGATGCGTAA